The nucleotide sequence CAGGTCGATCTCGTCATCGTCGCGACGATCAGCAATCCGAAGCAGACGCCGTCCGTGTCGGCGATCGTCGCCGACCGCGTCGGCGCCAACCCGGCCGCGGCCTACGACATCAACGCCGCCTGCGCCGGCTACGCCTACGCCGTCGCACAGGCCGATGCCCTCATCAAGGCCGGTGCCGCCCGCTACGCCCTCGTCATCGGCACGGAGAAGCTGTCCGACGTGGTCGACCCGACCGACCGCAGCATCTCGTTCCTCCTCGGCGACGGCGCCGGCGCGGCGCTCATCGGTCCGAGCGACACGCCCGGAATCGCGCCGGCCGTCTGGGGCAGCGACGGGTCCAAGGCGGACGCCGTCGGCATGAACGGCACCCTCACCGACTTCCGCGACGGCGTGGTGCCGTGGCCGACGCTCCGCCAGGAGGGCCCGACGGTCTTCCGCTGGGCCGTCTGGGAGATGGCGAAGGTCGCACGCGAGGCGCTGGAGAAGGCCGGGATCCAGGCCTCCGACCTCGCCGCCTTCATCCCCCACCAGGCGAACATGCGCATCATCGACGAGTTCGCCAAGCAGCTCGGCCTGCCGGAGACGACCGTCATCGCACGCGACATCGAGACCACCGGTAACACGTCGGCCGCCTCGATCCCGCTCGCGAGCCACCGCCTCATGGCCGAGCATCCGGAGCTCTCCGGTGGCCTCGCCCTGCAGATCGGCTTCGGCGCCGGCCTCGTCTTCGCCGCCCAGGTCGTCGTCCTCCCCTGAAGACGCGCCGACCTTCCCTAGACTGTTCCACGGTTCCGAATACAACCCGTAAGAAAGAGGAAGACCACCATGGCTTTCACCAACGATGAGGTCCTCGCCGGCCTCGCAGAGCTGATCACCGACGAGACCGGCATCAACGCCAGCGAGGTCGCCCTGGAGAAGTCGTTCACGGACGACCTCGACATCGACTCGATCTCGATGATGACGATCGTCGTCAACGCCGAGGAGAAGTTCGGCGTCACCATCCCCGACGACGAGGTCAAGAACCTGAAGACCGTCGGCGACGCCGTCAACTTCATCGTCGCGGGCCAGGAGTAATCCCGGCAGGATGCCACCCTCGCACCTGCGAGGTGTGGCATCCTCCGGCCCTGCCCATCCCCCGCACGAACTCGTTTCGACAAGGAACCACACCCCATGACCAAGCGCATCGTCGTCACCGGCATCGGCGCCACCTCCGCCATCGGCGGGACGGCTCCGGAGAACTGGACCAATCTGCTCGCCGGTGCCTCCGGCGCCCGCACGATCGAACACGACTGGGTGCAGGAACACGACCTGCCCGTCACGTTCGCCGCCTCCGCGATCGTCCGCCCCGAAGAGGTCCTGCCGCGCCACGAGGCGAAGCGTCTCGATCCCTCCTCGCAGTTCGCGCTCATCGCGGCCCGCGAGGCCTGGGAGGACGCCGGATCGCCCGAGGTCGCCCCGGAGCGCCTGGGTGTCGACTTCGCGACCGGCATCGGCGGCCTGTGGACCCTGCTCGACGCCTGGGACACGCTGCGCGAGAAGGGCCCCCGCCGCGTCATGCCGCTGACAGTGCCGATGCTGATGCCGAACGCGGCCGCCGGCAACCTGTCGCTGCAGTTCGAGGCCCGCGCCTATGCGCAGACCGTGGTGAGCGCGTGCGCCTCCAGCACCGAATCCATCATCCACGCCTTCCACCACCTGCAGGAGGGCCTGGCCGACGTCGTCATCGCCGGTGGCACCGAGTCGGCGATCCACCCGATCACCATGGCCGCCTTCGCCTCCGCGCAGGCGCTGTCGCGCCGCAACGACGACCCGGCGCACGCGTCCCGGCCCGGGGCGATCGACCGCGACGGCTTCGTCATGGGCGAGGGCGCCGCGGCTCTCATCCTCGAGACGGAGGAGCACGCCAAGGCCCGCGGTGCCAAGATCTACGGCTACGTCCTCGGCGGCGGTGTGACGGCCGACGCCTACCACATCACCGGCAACGACCCCGAGGGCAAGGGGGCGGCGCGCGCCGTCGTCCAGGCGCTCGAAGAGGCCGGGATCACTCCCGAGCAGGTCACGCACATCAACGCGCACGCGACCTCGACCCCGGTCGGCGACCCGAACGAGTACGTCGCGCTCAAGAACGTCTTCGGCGACAGGATCGACGAGATCCCCGTCTCGGCCACGAAGGCGTCCACCGGACACCTGCTGGGCGGCACCGGGGCGCTGGAGGCCATCTTCTCGATCCTCGCTCTCCGCGACCGCGTGGCACCCCCGACCATCAACATGACCGAGCCCGACCCGGAGGTGCCGTTCCGTCTCTCCGGCGAGCCGGCTCCGCTCGGTGACGGCCCGCAGATCGCGATCAGCAACTCGTTCGGCTTCGGCGGCCACAACGCGGTGCTCGTGCTCGGCGGAGTCGACTGACCGACGCGGTACGCCGCAAGAAGGCCCCCGGGACGCGGTCCCGGGGGCCTTCCTCGTGCGCGGCGCGGGTCGCGCTCGCCCTTCGACAGGCTCAGGGAGCCAGGGGGGCGCGCGCCGACACGGCGAGACGCTGCGACCGCTCCCGGCGGCGGCGTTCGATGCGCGGGAGGAACACGCCGATCAGCGGGCCCACCCCGAAGGCGAACAGCACCGTGCCGACACCGACCGGGCCGCCGAGAAGGAAGCCGATGAGCAGGACGCTCCCCTCGATCACCGTGCGCGCCAGCCAGACCGGCCAGCCGGTCACGCGGACCAGCCCGGTCATCAGGCCGTCGCGCGGACCGGGACCGAAGTCCGCCGCGATGTAGAGCCCGGTCGCGAAGGCCAGCAGGACGAGGCCGAACAGGAACATGGGCGCGCCCACCCACACCGACGACGGCGCCGGGAGCAGGAGGAGCGTGAGGTCGGCGAACGGGCCGATGAGCAGGGCGTTGAGCAGCGTGCCGAGCCCGACCCGCTGGCGCAGCGGGATCCAGAGCACCAGGACCACGATCGAGATCAGCACCGTGACGACCCCGTAGCCGAGCCCCGTCCACCGGGCGACGCCGAGGGACAGGACGTCCCAGGGGGCGACGCCGATCCCTCCGCGCACCATGAACCCAAGGGCCACCCCGTAGAGGAAGAGGCCGCCCACCAGCTGCCCGAGGCGCTCGACGAGGTCACGGCGGCTGGTCGCGGTGAAGGGAAGGAAGACGGCACGCAACAGCATCCCTCCATCGTGGCCTGCGAGCCGCGTGGCCGAGGAGGACCAGTGCAGGAAAAGTGGCCTGCGCATCCGAGGCCACTTTGCGGCAGGCTGGACGCATGTCCTCACGACTCGTCACGCAGCTCGGCACGCAGGAGCACGGCGACGCCTCGGCGTCCGGCCTCGCCGACCGCATCCGGGCACTGATCCTCGACGGCCGGCTCACCGTTGGCGAGCGTCTCCCGAGCGAGCGTGCCCTCGCGCTCGAGCTGCGGCGCTCCCGCTCCACGATCACCCGCGCCTACGGCCTGCTGGAGGCCGGAGGCTACGTATCCCGACGCCAGGGCGGCAGCACCCGCGTCACCCTCCCGCACGGACCCGTCGTCGCCGGCCACGACCGGGACGACGATGCGATCGACCTGTCCATCGCCTCAATGGACTCGACCCCCGGCCTGTACGACGCCACCGTCCGGTCGCTCCCCCGACTGGCCGCCCTCCGCGGCACCAGCGGCTACTCCCTGCAGGGGCTCCCCGAGCTGCGTGCCGCCGTCGCCCGGCGGTTCACCGAACGAGGGGCGCCGACCACGGCGGAGGAGATCATGATCACGTCCGGCGCGCTCAACGCCGTGAACCTGATCCTGACGGCGATCGGCCGCCGCGGCGAGCGGGTGCTCGTCGAGCAGCCGACGTTCCCGCACGCCCTCGAAGCCCTGCACCGTCACGGATACCGCCTGCTGCCGACCCCGGTCGACACCGACGGCTGGGACGTCCGCCACCTCACCGACACGCTGCTGTCGGCCCGGCCGCACGTCGCGTACCTCATCCCCGATTTCCACAACCCCACCGGCGCGACCCTGCCGGACGGGGAGCGCTCCCGGGTCGCCACGACGGCCCGGAACACCGGCACGCACCTGATCGTGGACGAGACGACGGCGGAGCTGGACATCGACCGTGGCGCCGCACCGACGCCCCTCGCTGCGCACGGCCCCGGCGTCATCACCGTCGGGTCGATGTCGAAGATCGCGTGGGGCGGCATGCGCATCGGCTGGATCCGCGCCGAGCGGTCGATCATCGCCCGCCTCCTGGCCGTCCGCCCCTCCTTCGAACTGGGGACGGCACTGCTGGAGCAGTGCATCGCGGTGGAGCTGCTCGACGACGTCCCGGCGCTGACCCGGCACGTCCGGCGGCGTCTCACCGCAGGGCGGGAAGCGGTGGCAGAGGGGATCGCGGGGATCCCGGGGATGCGGATGCCGGAGACGCCCGGCGGTCTCTCCGCCTGGATCGATCTCGGCGCTCCCCTGTCGACGACCCTGTCGCTCGCCGCGCGGGAACGAGGACTCATCCTCCCGCCCGGACCGCGCTTCACGACCGGCGGCGTGCTGGAGCGCCGCCTCCGGGTTCCGATCACACTTCCGCCCGAGCGGGCGGCGGAGGCGATGACGCGCCTGGCACACGCCTGGGCGGACGTGCGCGGCGGTGGAGTGAACGCCGTCGACGACCTCGCCCACGCCGCCGTGATCTGACGGGCGCAGACGAAGACCCCGCCCGATCACCCGGGGCGGGGTCTTCGTCGAGCGGAGCGGGGATTCGTCTTCTCAGCGTCCGGGAGAAATCACCGGCCTCCGATACTCACGCCTCCCGCGCTCCCGGTCTCAGCGGTCGGTCATCCGACCTTGTGGAGCCAGACGACGCGCGCGTCGTCGCTGGCGTGGCGGAAGGGCTCGAGCTCCTCATCCCAGGCGGAGCCCAGGGCGATGTCGAGCTCGCGCTGCAGCTCGACGGCGTTGCCCGCGGCGATCTCCATCGCGTAGCGGATGCGGTCCTCGCCGATGACGATGTTGCCGGCGGCATCCGTCTGCGCGTAGTGGATGCCGAGATCCGGCGTGTGCAGCCACCGACCGCCGTCGCTGCGGGGCGTCGGGTCCTCGGTCACCTCGAACCGCAGGTGCTCCCACCCGCGGATCGCGGTCGCGAGAGCAGCGCCGGTACCGACCGGACCATCCCAGTAGAACTCGGCGCGGCGCGCGCCGGTCAGGACGGGCTGCTCGGTCCAGTCGAAATTCACCGCACGCCCGATAGCGCGACCCACCGCCCATTCCAGGTGCGGGCAGAGCGCGCGAGGCGCCGAGTGGATGAACACCACTCCGCGTGCGTAAGCCGTCGCCATGATCTCTCCGTTTCATCAGGTGCGTCTTCCCCTACGACCTGAACCACGAAGTGGCGAGAATATGCGGTTGTGCGCCCATTCTCGCGGAGATCCCAGGAAATCACAAGCGTGTGATTCCACGACGAAGGCCCCGGTCCGCGGACCGGGGCCTTCGGGCGCTTCGACGAGCTCAGCGACCCAGTATCGGGGCGCTCAGCGACCCAGCTCAGGCCTCGCTCATGGCCTGCTTGACCTGCTGGCCCTTCGCGGCGTAGTAGGCGGCACGAGCGGCGTCCTTGCGGGCCTGCTCCGCATAGCCGAACTCGAGCACGTCCTGTGGGACCTCGACGTTCGGGACGTCATCGGTGCCGTGGTACTTCTCGATGTAGGCGTCGAGCTCAGGACCGGAGGTCCACGAGGTGATGAGGCAGTAGCGCGGGTCGGTGCCGTTGTGGGTGGCCGCGTGCCACAGGCGCTGCGTGTCGACGATCAGCTGCGCACCGGCCGGCAGGGCGATGCGGTACTCGATGCTGGGGTCCGTGCGGTTCTCGCGCAGGACGAAGTAGCTGTCCTTGTCGTCCGTCAGGTTGAAGAAGCCGCGCACGACCCATCCGGTGCCGTCGGGGTTCAGTCGGTTGTTGTCGTCCTGGTGGAGGTTGTACAGGCAGTCGCCGTACGGGGTCGGCTGCAGCTCGATGATGCGGCAGCGTCCGACGTTCGCACCGGGCTCCTGCGCACGGCGCGTGAGGTTCGGGGCCTTGGCGGTCTGCTCGTCGATCCAGACGCCGTCCTTGTCGGTGCGCGGCGGCTTGTGGTTCCAGAAGCCGTTGCACTCGATGTCGCCGAAGGCGCTGGCGAGGGGCGCGAACCGGGTGTCGCCCGAGGACTTCCAGTCGACGTACTCGACGTCGAGCCATTCCTTGGGGTCGGCCTCCTGGTCGTAGCTGTCGAGGACGACGAAGCCCTTCTCCTCCAGCGCTGCGGACTTGATGTATCCCATGATCGAGTCATGATCCTTTCATCGGGGGCCAGCACGTTTTAACAGGCCCTGATAAGGCAAGCCTAACAGCGGGCCCTCCCGCTCCCCCGGAGGGTCGCCGTGGATATCCGAATAGACTGGGCGGGGCACCCGGCGCGTCCGCGGCGCCTGTCGCTACGGGAGGACGAGACACCAGCATGAGCACCGCGACCAACGTCGAGGCGACGGCAGTCAACACGATCGAATGGCTCGCGGCGGGACGCACGACGATCGTCGTCCCCGTCTACCAGCGCCAGTACCGGTGGGATATCGGCGGCTGCGAGCGTCTCCTCTCCGACGTCCGCGCGGTGGCGGCCGAGGACGACGCGCATCGCCACTTCATCGGCTCCATCCTGTCGGCCGAGGACGGCGCCGGTGCAGACGCCGACCTCATCCTCATCGACGGTCAGCAGCGCCTCACGACGCTCATGCTCCTGGTCGCGGCACTGCACCACTCCGTGCGCGACCGGAACCCGGAGCTGGCCGCTGACCTCGCCCGCGTGCTGGTCCGCGCCGACGACCCCGAGCGCACGAAGCTGCGTCCGCATGATGCCTGGGCCGACCTCTACGAGTCGGTCGTGCTCGACCGCCGCGATGACCTCGACCGCGAGTCGCGCTTCGACGACAACTACGCGTTCTTCCGCAGCCAGATCCATGCCGATGAGGTGCCGCTCATCTGGCAGGGACTGCAGCGCCTCGAACACGTGTCGATCACCCTCGGCGCGCAGGCGAACGCGCAGCAGATCTTCGAGAGCCTCAACTCCACGGGCGAGCCGCTGCGCGACCACGAGCTCATCCACAACTACATCCTCATGGGTCTCACCCACGCCGAGCAGCGGGACGTCGAGGAGCGCTTCTGGCTGCCCATCGAGCGGCACACCGGGGAGGCGATCGGGGCGTTCTGGCGCCACTACCTGGTCCTCGTGACGGGACGCGAGGTCGCCGCGAACGGCGAGCACGGCGTGTACAGCGCCTTCCGCCAGTCGTTCCCGCGCGTCGACGTCGCCCACCTCCAGGCCGACGCCGAGACGTGGCGGCACTATGCGGAGATCTACGGCATCCTCCTCGATCCGACGAAGGAGCAGGACCCCGAGATCGCGCGGCAGCTGCGGTACGTGAACACGTTCGGACGCTCCTCGTATCCGCTGGTCATGAGCGCCTACAGCGATCACGCACGCGGCCTCATCGACCGCGCTCAGCTCCTCGAGACGCTGGAGTGGCTGCAGGCGATGTTCCTGCGCCGTGCGCTCGTGAACCTTCCCGCCGAGCGGCTCATCGCTCGGCTCTGCCGCGCCCGTCGCGACGGACACGACGCGCTCGCCCGTGCCATCGCGCGCATCACCCCGTCGGACGAGCGGGTCAGCGCCGTGCTCAAGTACAGCGAGCTGCCGTATCCGGCCTACGTGCTCGGCCGGCTCGAGGGCGTCGACGATGTGGCCGGCTTCGACGTCGAGCACATCGTGCCCGCTGTCCCCGGGGACGCCTGGTCCGGAGACGGCCGGCGCCCCTGGAGCGAGTACTCGGAGGACGAGCAGAACAGCCATCGCGCCCTCGCTCCGACACTCGGCAACCTCACGCTCTTGGAGCAGGCGCTGACCGAGCGCGTGTTCGGCGCCTCGTTCCCGGTCAAGCGCGACGAAGCCTACGCATGCAGCGCCGTAGCGGCCACGCGCACCCTGGCGTCGGTGGAGGCCTGGGGCACCGCGGCGATCACCGCGCGGACGGTGACCCTGACCGCCGACCTCGTTCGCACCTGGGCGCGTCCCGCCCTGCCGGAGATCGATGACGACGGCCTCACGCCGATCCTGGACGCCGTCCGCCGCCGCGGCTGGCCGGCGGGGTGGGAGCGCGAGTTCGACTACGTCGAGTACCGCGGCGAGCGGTGGGAGGTCTACGACGTCAAGCACCTGTTCAACCGGGTGTTCCGCCGCGCCTGGACCGACACCACGGAGGCCGCCCTGGCGTACTGTGCGACGCACGGCGGACCGATCTACCGCGACAAGGCGTGGAAGGGGCAGTGGGACGACCTCGACGAGACGCACTTCCTCTACATGGGCTGGGATTCGAACTACATGATGACGGCCGTCCAGGGCGTCCTCGACGCGTCGGGGATCGCCGCCGAGGTCTTCGTGAAGTACTCCTACATCGGGAATGTGATGTGACCATGACCACCGTCATCCGCCGCCGCCTGCTCGACCTCGCGATCGAGGAGCACACGCTCACGGTCCCCCTCGTCTGGGACGACCCGACGGACACCCGCACGATCGACGTGTTCGCCCGCGTCGTCGCCCGGGAGGGAAGCGAGACCCTCCCCTATCTGGTGTTCCTGCAGGGCGGGCCGGGCCACGAGGCGCCGCGCCCCTTCCACTCCTCCACGGCTCCGGCCTGGCTCGACCAGGCGCTGGCGCACTACCGCCTCGTCCTCCTGGATCAGCGCGGCACCGGGCTCTCCTCCCCCGTCGGCGACGACGACCTCGCACGGGGCGCCGACGCGGTCGCCGAACATCTGACGCACCTGCGTGCCGATGCCATCGTGCGCGACTGCGAGGCGCTGCGGGAGCACCTGGGGGCGTCGACGTGGAGCGTCCTCGGGCAGTCCTTCGGCGGGTTCACGACTCTGGCCTACCTGTCGACCCATGCCGATTCGCTCGACGATGTCTTCATCACCGGAGGCCTCAGCACGGTCGAACGCGACCCGGACGAGGTCTACGCCCTCTGCTACGACAAGATGCGCGGGGCATCCGAGCGGTACTACCGGCGCTTCCCGGAGCACCGCGACGCCATGCGACGCCTGATCGATCTCGCGGACGCCGGTGAACTCGTCCTTCCCGACGGCGAGGTCGTGTCGCGTTCCCGCCTGCGCTCGGTCGGCTCCGCTCTCGGCACCGACGACGGCTGGCAGACGGTCTGGTCGCTGCTCGAACGCGACCCGGCATCCAACGCCTTCCGGCACGACCTCCAGCACGCGATGCCCTTCGGCGGCCGCAACCCGCTGTACTACGCCTTCCACGAGTCGAGCTACGCGAACGGACACGCCACGCGGTGGTCGGCGGAGCGCGTCGAGCCCTCGGACTTCCGCGAAGACCCGACCCTGTTCACGGGCGAGCACATCCGCCGCGAGTGGGCCGACACCGTCCCGGCGCTGCGGCCGTGGCGCGATGTCACCGCGATCCTGGCGGAGCACCCCTGGCCGCGGATCTACGACACCGCCGCCCTCGCCGATTCCCGAGCCACCGGCGCGGCCGCCGTCTACGTGAACGACGTGTACGTGCCTCTGGAGTTCTCGATGGAGACCGCCCGTCTCCTCCCCGGCGTGACGCCCTGGGTGACGAGCGAGCATGAGCACAACGGCCTGCGGACCGGACCCGTGCTGGAGCGGCTGATCGAGCTGGCCCACGGACGCCGCATCCGCTGACCTCCGCCGCGCGACGGGTGCCGCCGGCGCGCTCCGCGATCTATCCTGGTGCCATGGAGCATCTGCTCGGGTGGACCACGATCGTCCTCGTGCTCGGCACGGGGCCGGTGCTGTTCTTCGTGGGCATCCGGCATTCCCTCTCCCGTCGCCCGGTCGAGGAGAAGTACGAGCAGGCGGGGTCCGGAGGGCTGGTCGGTGTCTTCGACGCGGTGTGGTCGCCCACCGCACACGAGGCCGGCCAGGAGCGGGATCGGCAGACCCGGCGCACGGCCCCGGCGCCGACACCCGGGGATCCGCCGGGCCGCATCGAGCGCGGACGCATCGTCATCGACGTCTGAGCG is from Microbacterium sp. BLY and encodes:
- a CDS encoding alpha/beta fold hydrolase, translating into MTMTTVIRRRLLDLAIEEHTLTVPLVWDDPTDTRTIDVFARVVAREGSETLPYLVFLQGGPGHEAPRPFHSSTAPAWLDQALAHYRLVLLDQRGTGLSSPVGDDDLARGADAVAEHLTHLRADAIVRDCEALREHLGASTWSVLGQSFGGFTTLAYLSTHADSLDDVFITGGLSTVERDPDEVYALCYDKMRGASERYYRRFPEHRDAMRRLIDLADAGELVLPDGEVVSRSRLRSVGSALGTDDGWQTVWSLLERDPASNAFRHDLQHAMPFGGRNPLYYAFHESSYANGHATRWSAERVEPSDFREDPTLFTGEHIRREWADTVPALRPWRDVTAILAEHPWPRIYDTAALADSRATGAAAVYVNDVYVPLEFSMETARLLPGVTPWVTSEHEHNGLRTGPVLERLIELAHGRRIR
- a CDS encoding PLP-dependent aminotransferase family protein, which encodes MSSRLVTQLGTQEHGDASASGLADRIRALILDGRLTVGERLPSERALALELRRSRSTITRAYGLLEAGGYVSRRQGGSTRVTLPHGPVVAGHDRDDDAIDLSIASMDSTPGLYDATVRSLPRLAALRGTSGYSLQGLPELRAAVARRFTERGAPTTAEEIMITSGALNAVNLILTAIGRRGERVLVEQPTFPHALEALHRHGYRLLPTPVDTDGWDVRHLTDTLLSARPHVAYLIPDFHNPTGATLPDGERSRVATTARNTGTHLIVDETTAELDIDRGAAPTPLAAHGPGVITVGSMSKIAWGGMRIGWIRAERSIIARLLAVRPSFELGTALLEQCIAVELLDDVPALTRHVRRRLTAGREAVAEGIAGIPGMRMPETPGGLSAWIDLGAPLSTTLSLAARERGLILPPGPRFTTGGVLERRLRVPITLPPERAAEAMTRLAHAWADVRGGGVNAVDDLAHAAVI
- a CDS encoding beta-ketoacyl synthase; protein product: MTKRIVVTGIGATSAIGGTAPENWTNLLAGASGARTIEHDWVQEHDLPVTFAASAIVRPEEVLPRHEAKRLDPSSQFALIAAREAWEDAGSPEVAPERLGVDFATGIGGLWTLLDAWDTLREKGPRRVMPLTVPMLMPNAAAGNLSLQFEARAYAQTVVSACASSTESIIHAFHHLQEGLADVVIAGGTESAIHPITMAAFASAQALSRRNDDPAHASRPGAIDRDGFVMGEGAAALILETEEHAKARGAKIYGYVLGGGVTADAYHITGNDPEGKGAARAVVQALEEAGITPEQVTHINAHATSTPVGDPNEYVALKNVFGDRIDEIPVSATKASTGHLLGGTGALEAIFSILALRDRVAPPTINMTEPDPEVPFRLSGEPAPLGDGPQIAISNSFGFGGHNAVLVLGGVD
- a CDS encoding DUF262 domain-containing protein; the protein is MSTATNVEATAVNTIEWLAAGRTTIVVPVYQRQYRWDIGGCERLLSDVRAVAAEDDAHRHFIGSILSAEDGAGADADLILIDGQQRLTTLMLLVAALHHSVRDRNPELAADLARVLVRADDPERTKLRPHDAWADLYESVVLDRRDDLDRESRFDDNYAFFRSQIHADEVPLIWQGLQRLEHVSITLGAQANAQQIFESLNSTGEPLRDHELIHNYILMGLTHAEQRDVEERFWLPIERHTGEAIGAFWRHYLVLVTGREVAANGEHGVYSAFRQSFPRVDVAHLQADAETWRHYAEIYGILLDPTKEQDPEIARQLRYVNTFGRSSYPLVMSAYSDHARGLIDRAQLLETLEWLQAMFLRRALVNLPAERLIARLCRARRDGHDALARAIARITPSDERVSAVLKYSELPYPAYVLGRLEGVDDVAGFDVEHIVPAVPGDAWSGDGRRPWSEYSEDEQNSHRALAPTLGNLTLLEQALTERVFGASFPVKRDEAYACSAVAATRTLASVEAWGTAAITARTVTLTADLVRTWARPALPEIDDDGLTPILDAVRRRGWPAGWEREFDYVEYRGERWEVYDVKHLFNRVFRRAWTDTTEAALAYCATHGGPIYRDKAWKGQWDDLDETHFLYMGWDSNYMMTAVQGVLDASGIAAEVFVKYSYIGNVM
- a CDS encoding acyl carrier protein produces the protein MAFTNDEVLAGLAELITDETGINASEVALEKSFTDDLDIDSISMMTIVVNAEEKFGVTIPDDEVKNLKTVGDAVNFIVAGQE
- a CDS encoding DUF3145 domain-containing protein → MATAYARGVVFIHSAPRALCPHLEWAVGRAIGRAVNFDWTEQPVLTGARRAEFYWDGPVGTGAALATAIRGWEHLRFEVTEDPTPRSDGGRWLHTPDLGIHYAQTDAAGNIVIGEDRIRYAMEIAAGNAVELQRELDIALGSAWDEELEPFRHASDDARVVWLHKVG
- a CDS encoding YitT family protein, translated to MLLRAVFLPFTATSRRDLVERLGQLVGGLFLYGVALGFMVRGGIGVAPWDVLSLGVARWTGLGYGVVTVLISIVVLVLWIPLRQRVGLGTLLNALLIGPFADLTLLLLPAPSSVWVGAPMFLFGLVLLAFATGLYIAADFGPGPRDGLMTGLVRVTGWPVWLARTVIEGSVLLIGFLLGGPVGVGTVLFAFGVGPLIGVFLPRIERRRRERSQRLAVSARAPLAP
- a CDS encoding beta-ketoacyl-ACP synthase III — its product is MTASLAQIAGPAYTRIYAFGAARGENAVPNEDLVGPIDSSDEWIRQRTGIITRVRADKETDAIDLAADAAAEAIEKSGVAADQVDLVIVATISNPKQTPSVSAIVADRVGANPAAAYDINAACAGYAYAVAQADALIKAGAARYALVIGTEKLSDVVDPTDRSISFLLGDGAGAALIGPSDTPGIAPAVWGSDGSKADAVGMNGTLTDFRDGVVPWPTLRQEGPTVFRWAVWEMAKVAREALEKAGIQASDLAAFIPHQANMRIIDEFAKQLGLPETTVIARDIETTGNTSAASIPLASHRLMAEHPELSGGLALQIGFGAGLVFAAQVVVLP